From one Gimesia sp. genomic stretch:
- a CDS encoding flagellar FliJ family protein, protein MKKFRFQFESVLKMRRHKRSLCRQLLGEILQADQRLVEESQRLDALRQEQIQEIRQRQEPGRVDIDAGANLRSYVGQLQAQLRTVQANRRLLEKQLTACRQALAKAEQEVKAMEKLSDKHREAFQFAQIRKESLELEETWAATQQSGGLR, encoded by the coding sequence ATGAAAAAATTTCGCTTTCAATTTGAATCTGTTCTGAAAATGCGACGGCATAAACGCAGTCTCTGCCGTCAGCTGCTCGGGGAGATTCTGCAGGCTGATCAGCGTCTGGTCGAGGAGTCCCAGCGCCTGGATGCACTCCGGCAGGAACAGATTCAGGAGATCCGTCAGCGACAGGAACCGGGACGTGTAGACATTGATGCCGGTGCGAACCTGCGTTCTTATGTAGGACAGTTACAGGCACAGTTACGGACGGTTCAGGCAAATCGACGGCTTTTAGAAAAGCAGCTGACTGCCTGCAGACAGGCTCTGGCGAAAGCGGAGCAGGAAGTCAAGGCGATGGAAAAACTGTCAGACAAGCACCGCGAGGCATTTCAGTTTGCCCAGATCCGTAAAGAATCTCTGGAACTGGAAGAAACCTGGGCCGCGACACAGCAGTCGGGAGGTCTTCGATGA
- a CDS encoding FliI/YscN family ATPase — translation MFDVSQQIKQILPFRLTGRVTRVVGLTASVSGFPAPLGAVCAIDRENGHAIEAEVVGFQDEETLLLPYEELTGIRRGDRVSLIQSVPAVAVGDEILGRVLDGRGRCIDGKNQAMLAERANLKAKPISPLDRPRIDTPLSTGIRTIDGLLTCGKGQRLGIFAGSGVGKSTLMGQMARQSSADVNVVCLVGERGREVREFLDRDLGPEGLSRSVVIVATSDEPALIRLRAAHLATAVSEYFRDSGKDVLLMMDSVTRYALAQREIGLAAGEPPATRGYPPSVFSLLPKLLERSGRTDSGSITGFYTVLVEADDANEPISDTVRGILDGHIMLSRKLAHESHWPAIDVLQSISRSMNDITTPSHQAAASQLKKLMAAYQQSEDLISIGAYQTGSNAEVDLAIKLRPIWNEFLQQGNTENSNFDLANQGLANLTARMEQLKPMHTEGPEAAADVMSPAEAAGNLN, via the coding sequence ATGTTTGATGTATCCCAGCAGATAAAACAGATTTTGCCCTTTCGCCTGACAGGCAGGGTGACCCGTGTCGTGGGACTGACGGCTTCGGTCTCCGGATTTCCGGCACCGCTGGGGGCCGTTTGCGCCATCGATCGGGAAAATGGTCACGCCATCGAAGCGGAAGTCGTCGGCTTCCAGGATGAAGAAACGCTTTTACTGCCTTACGAAGAACTGACCGGAATTCGTCGTGGCGACCGTGTGTCACTGATTCAGTCTGTCCCTGCCGTAGCGGTGGGGGATGAAATTCTGGGACGTGTTCTCGATGGACGCGGACGTTGTATCGATGGCAAAAACCAGGCCATGCTTGCGGAACGGGCCAATCTGAAGGCGAAACCGATTTCGCCCCTGGATCGTCCGCGAATCGATACACCCTTGAGCACAGGTATTCGGACTATCGATGGGTTACTCACCTGTGGCAAAGGTCAGCGTCTGGGGATCTTTGCGGGCAGCGGTGTAGGAAAAAGTACCTTGATGGGACAGATGGCCCGCCAGAGTTCTGCGGATGTGAATGTGGTCTGCCTGGTGGGTGAGCGAGGTCGTGAAGTCCGAGAGTTCCTGGATCGCGACCTGGGCCCGGAAGGACTGTCCCGCAGTGTGGTCATTGTGGCAACGAGTGATGAACCGGCGTTGATTCGTCTGCGCGCCGCGCATCTGGCAACCGCCGTCTCGGAATACTTCCGCGATAGTGGCAAAGACGTGCTGCTGATGATGGACAGTGTGACCCGCTATGCACTGGCACAACGGGAAATCGGCCTGGCAGCCGGTGAGCCTCCAGCGACCCGTGGCTATCCCCCCAGCGTGTTTTCTCTCCTGCCCAAACTGCTGGAACGGAGTGGTCGGACCGATTCAGGTAGTATTACCGGTTTCTACACCGTGCTCGTTGAAGCCGACGATGCGAATGAGCCGATTTCAGATACCGTGCGCGGGATCCTGGATGGCCATATCATGCTGTCGCGTAAACTGGCTCACGAATCTCACTGGCCTGCGATTGATGTATTGCAGAGTATCAGTCGTTCGATGAATGACATAACTACACCGTCTCATCAGGCGGCCGCGTCACAGCTGAAAAAACTGATGGCCGCTTATCAGCAGTCTGAAGATTTGATTTCGATTGGCGCGTATCAGACGGGCTCGAATGCGGAAGTTGACCTGGCGATTAAACTGCGACCAATCTGGAATGAATTCCTGCAGCAGGGGAATACGGAAAACTCGAACTTTGACCTGGCAAACCAGGGACTGGCCAACCTGACTGCACGGATGGAACAGCTCAAACCGATGCATACAGAAGGTCCTGAAGCAGCTGCAGACGTAATGTCTCCGGCTGAGGCAGCGGGCAATCTGAACTGA
- a CDS encoding FliH/SctL family protein, protein MAELETAKLLKAEAFRALGSKVAYSFNDIEKRCEDYIQQVRDQTRQMILDAQQEAEQIRQTAYQEGHQQGVIEAQKEQEQVVQTRAEERASQMVQEQLGTVYPAMQQAVEALQHERVNWRQIWDKSAVEICLGIAEKVIRAELNAKPESVRPMMSEALKLASGTQQIRFHLNPVDVEHLGQNTRTFISNLTGCQSCEIIEDETISPGGCIVETQHGTIDATLKTQLERISEELIIQNQE, encoded by the coding sequence ATGGCGGAACTGGAAACAGCAAAACTGTTAAAAGCAGAGGCCTTTCGAGCATTGGGTTCGAAGGTGGCTTACAGCTTTAACGACATCGAAAAACGATGCGAAGACTACATTCAGCAGGTGCGCGATCAGACGCGACAGATGATTCTGGATGCGCAGCAGGAAGCGGAACAGATCAGACAGACTGCCTACCAGGAAGGTCATCAGCAAGGGGTGATCGAAGCACAGAAGGAACAGGAGCAAGTGGTACAGACCCGGGCCGAGGAACGGGCCAGCCAGATGGTTCAGGAGCAACTGGGAACCGTTTATCCCGCGATGCAGCAGGCCGTGGAAGCCTTGCAGCACGAACGTGTGAACTGGAGACAGATCTGGGATAAGAGTGCCGTCGAAATCTGCCTGGGGATTGCCGAGAAAGTCATCCGCGCGGAACTGAATGCGAAGCCTGAGTCGGTGCGTCCCATGATGAGTGAAGCGCTGAAGCTTGCTTCCGGCACGCAGCAGATTCGATTTCATCTGAATCCTGTCGATGTCGAACACCTGGGGCAGAACACCAGAACTTTCATCAGTAATTTAACCGGCTGTCAGAGTTGTGAGATCATAGAGGACGAAACAATTTCTCCCGGTGGTTGTATTGTCGAGACGCAGCATGGCACGATTGACGCGACCCTGAAAACGCAACTCGAGCGAATTTCAGAGGAACTGATCATTCAGAATCAGGAATAG
- the fliG gene encoding flagellar motor switch protein FliG gives MDDLQKAAVLLLSLDKPLAAEVLSLMSKDDVEKVTMMIARMQDVTKEQQSSVLNEFTSLSSEQTNMERGGLDAVNELLEQSLGKEGAGSILDSINQTMNSVPFGFLQKSGAANLLTFIIEEHPQTIAMIMSHLPSNLAAEVLAGLPSNKQMDVIKRIANMEQTSPEVIRDVEKSLEHRMKNTFSQGTEKAGGVELVAEILNVTDRMTNKGILENMDQETPDLADEIRRLMFVFDDLVKLDNKAIQALLKEVDTNQWAVALKGASDEIKQKVLSNLSQRAADMLREEMEYLGPIKVSDVEAVQQQIVDSVRRLEDAGEIEVASGSESEQYIT, from the coding sequence ATGGATGATCTCCAAAAAGCAGCTGTGCTGTTACTGAGTCTGGACAAACCGCTGGCTGCAGAGGTCTTAAGTCTGATGTCCAAAGATGATGTCGAAAAAGTGACGATGATGATTGCCCGGATGCAGGATGTCACCAAAGAGCAGCAGTCCAGTGTGTTGAACGAGTTCACTTCACTGAGTAGTGAGCAAACCAATATGGAACGGGGCGGTCTGGATGCGGTGAATGAACTGCTGGAACAGTCGCTGGGCAAAGAAGGCGCCGGTTCGATCCTGGACAGTATCAACCAGACGATGAACTCGGTTCCTTTCGGGTTTCTACAGAAGTCCGGAGCGGCAAACCTGCTGACCTTTATCATCGAAGAGCACCCGCAGACCATTGCCATGATCATGTCGCATCTGCCCAGTAACCTGGCGGCAGAAGTGCTGGCAGGGCTCCCTTCCAACAAGCAGATGGATGTGATCAAGCGGATTGCCAATATGGAGCAGACCAGCCCGGAAGTCATTCGTGACGTTGAGAAGAGCCTGGAGCATCGAATGAAAAATACATTCAGCCAGGGAACCGAAAAGGCAGGTGGCGTAGAACTGGTGGCTGAAATCCTGAACGTGACCGACCGGATGACCAACAAGGGGATTCTGGAGAATATGGACCAGGAGACACCTGATCTGGCGGACGAGATCAGAAGACTGATGTTCGTCTTTGACGACCTGGTCAAACTTGACAACAAGGCCATTCAGGCTCTGCTCAAAGAGGTGGATACCAACCAGTGGGCGGTGGCTCTCAAGGGAGCCTCCGATGAGATCAAGCAGAAGGTGCTCAGTAATCTGTCACAACGGGCGGCTGACATGCTGCGGGAAGAAATGGAATACCTGGGGCCGATCAAGGTCAGCGATGTCGAAGCCGTTCAGCAACAGATTGTCGACAGCGTGCGGCGGTTGGAAGATGCAGGTGAGATTGAAGTTGCCTCCGGAAGCGAAAGCGAACAGTACATTACCTGA
- the fliE gene encoding flagellar hook-basal body complex protein FliE, whose product MTNSISHIGNAFVPGIPPTGIQEAGTANPTGGPSFKELMLDSLHNANQIQLDSQQAIEKGLLGGDITQAEVFTSVKKADLALKMMVQMRNKLLEAYNEVQRMQL is encoded by the coding sequence ATGACGAATTCCATCAGTCATATCGGAAATGCATTTGTGCCGGGGATTCCCCCGACAGGCATTCAGGAAGCAGGCACTGCCAATCCAACGGGCGGTCCATCCTTCAAGGAACTGATGCTGGACTCACTGCATAACGCCAATCAGATCCAGCTCGATTCGCAGCAGGCTATTGAAAAAGGACTGCTGGGAGGTGATATCACCCAGGCGGAAGTCTTTACTTCGGTGAAGAAGGCGGATCTGGCCCTGAAGATGATGGTGCAGATGCGAAATAAGCTGCTGGAAGCGTATAACGAAGTGCAGCGGATGCAGCTCTGA
- the flgC gene encoding flagellar basal body rod protein FlgC, whose amino-acid sequence MFKGIDISSSALVAQRQRMNTIAGNIAAVNVSYDPASDKEPYYRRIVTFQADTESLDQEKTGVGVQYHVKIDTDTPLRKTYDPGHPHADQDGNVTYPNIDMVNEFVNAMEAGRSYEANISAMQMSKEMFNTSLRILA is encoded by the coding sequence ATGTTTAAGGGAATTGATATCAGCAGCAGTGCTCTGGTGGCACAGCGTCAGAGAATGAACACAATTGCAGGTAATATCGCTGCAGTGAATGTGTCTTATGACCCTGCCAGCGACAAAGAGCCCTATTATCGCCGGATTGTGACCTTTCAGGCGGATACGGAGAGCCTGGATCAGGAGAAGACGGGAGTCGGTGTTCAATATCATGTAAAAATTGATACAGACACACCTTTAAGAAAAACGTATGATCCCGGCCATCCTCATGCAGACCAGGATGGGAATGTTACCTATCCTAACATTGATATGGTCAACGAGTTCGTCAATGCCATGGAGGCAGGACGTTCCTACGAGGCCAATATTTCCGCAATGCAGATGTCGAAAGAAATGTTTAATACATCGTTGCGGATCCTGGCCTGA
- a CDS encoding flagellar basal body protein — MLDQILNSNSLPLLEKMAAFSERRQEVLAGNIANIDTPGYKMRDLPVAEFQQALQEAVQLQEKLAQPANRSSLSMPVTLGETRNPETELQRLFPRSLYEARETSPQNLTFNDDNNRSIEAQVMHMTKNSLMQQFAVETMMAQMNQLLTVISERA; from the coding sequence ATGTTAGATCAGATTCTGAATTCGAATTCGTTGCCACTGCTGGAGAAAATGGCCGCATTCTCAGAGCGTCGGCAGGAAGTTCTGGCGGGAAATATCGCGAATATTGATACCCCCGGGTACAAGATGCGCGATCTGCCTGTGGCCGAATTTCAGCAGGCATTGCAGGAAGCCGTTCAGTTGCAGGAAAAGCTGGCTCAGCCTGCCAACCGTTCGTCGCTGTCGATGCCGGTGACGCTGGGAGAGACACGAAATCCGGAAACAGAGCTGCAGAGACTGTTTCCACGGAGTTTGTACGAGGCCCGGGAAACGTCGCCTCAGAATCTGACCTTTAATGATGATAATAATCGGAGCATTGAAGCACAGGTGATGCATATGACCAAAAACTCGCTGATGCAGCAGTTTGCGGTTGAGACCATGATGGCTCAGATGAATCAGCTGTTAACGGTAATCTCTGAAAGAGCTTAA
- a CDS encoding sigma 54-interacting transcriptional regulator, producing the protein MIHQVTSRGVIQVVSEDRIRRLEICTQLSNLGYTVVPLAEIVLSPAPLHSEADVCVLLDAKGIAEYAFKAETLPEQSLIPVLFYPAFIAGQTPDARQAGGTGSLAGMVPFAELKPEDSLESIGRLLDSAIRYSRLSRKCTGLIQELNTRSTRKLIGYSQAIQTLRDRIADTIHLLTPVLVQGAPGTELALVAEMIHDAMFLETRPFIKVNCSSLTIENVERELLGYFTDEQSSYTDEPKWNPGRLEQAEGGTLVLDQMQLASLPVQAAVLKIVERKEYLSPEDGLLKKLNCRLLTLSHVPLTELVAQNQFKRKLASVLGETTISVPRLNDRREDLALLTEYLLSEVARSEGTVPKLLTLDGLETLKRHNWTGDVQELRNLIQHISRVDNGPRLDAASLQPWIGSEALADPEAMVGMTLREMEQKLIESTFARCGGNRENTAQMLDIGLRTLSGKLRSYGYPPRGGPDSKRNFTVRRAA; encoded by the coding sequence ATGATTCATCAGGTAACATCACGCGGCGTGATCCAGGTCGTATCCGAAGATCGGATCCGCCGACTGGAAATCTGTACGCAGTTGTCAAATCTGGGCTACACGGTCGTGCCGCTGGCAGAGATCGTGCTGTCTCCGGCACCACTGCACTCCGAGGCAGATGTTTGTGTCTTGCTCGATGCGAAAGGGATTGCTGAGTACGCCTTCAAGGCAGAGACACTTCCCGAGCAGAGCTTGATCCCGGTACTGTTTTATCCCGCTTTCATCGCCGGACAGACTCCTGATGCTCGACAAGCAGGCGGAACGGGGAGTCTGGCAGGCATGGTTCCTTTTGCAGAATTGAAGCCGGAAGACTCGCTGGAGAGTATCGGCCGTCTGCTCGATTCCGCGATCAGATATTCTCGTCTGTCGCGAAAGTGTACCGGACTGATTCAGGAACTGAATACGCGATCAACGCGTAAGCTGATCGGCTACAGTCAGGCTATCCAGACACTTCGTGACCGGATTGCCGACACGATTCATCTGCTGACTCCCGTTTTGGTGCAGGGCGCTCCGGGGACGGAATTAGCACTGGTGGCGGAGATGATTCATGATGCCATGTTTCTGGAGACGCGACCTTTTATCAAGGTGAACTGCAGCAGCCTCACGATTGAAAATGTTGAGCGGGAACTGCTGGGGTATTTTACTGATGAGCAGAGCAGCTACACCGATGAGCCCAAGTGGAACCCCGGTCGCCTCGAGCAGGCCGAAGGGGGGACCCTGGTACTGGATCAGATGCAGCTCGCCTCTCTGCCGGTACAGGCGGCGGTTCTAAAAATCGTGGAACGGAAAGAGTATCTCTCTCCCGAAGACGGTCTGCTCAAAAAACTCAACTGCCGACTGTTGACGTTAAGTCATGTTCCGCTGACCGAACTGGTTGCTCAAAATCAGTTCAAGCGTAAACTGGCTTCTGTGCTGGGTGAAACGACGATTTCGGTTCCACGGTTGAATGATCGCAGGGAAGATCTGGCATTGCTCACAGAGTACCTGTTGAGCGAAGTTGCCCGCAGCGAGGGGACTGTTCCCAAGCTGCTGACACTGGATGGCCTGGAAACCCTGAAGCGGCACAACTGGACCGGCGATGTGCAGGAACTCAGAAACCTGATTCAGCATATCAGTCGAGTCGACAACGGTCCTCGCCTGGATGCTGCCAGCCTGCAGCCCTGGATTGGATCCGAGGCATTGGCCGATCCCGAGGCAATGGTCGGTATGACCTTGCGTGAAATGGAACAGAAGTTGATTGAAAGTACCTTTGCCCGTTGTGGGGGTAACCGTGAGAATACGGCCCAGATGCTGGACATCGGCTTGAGAACACTTTCAGGAAAACTGAGATCATACGGCTACCCGCCACGGGGAGGCCCAGATTCAAAACGGAACTTCACGGTCCGGCGTGCAGCCTGA
- a CDS encoding tetratricopeptide repeat protein has protein sequence MAEETNKQPESEADPQPSAVAAEAEVTEAGASVSEDGSRALPQRLLQFVSSRWKLVGIAASILVLLTIYLMSGSSEPEKTPQEILAESLELLEDREDPKSWTIAQDLAYSLKKQEYQDPDFPGALYYIFGVVAFRNAEELTGESQDHQYLIASRYLKEAERRAIIQKYRPEWCFVYGSSLYQLGSTKLSRPLLEEAVETWPHGKLNASMMLTDIYLDHKADAELQNAFKLNSAALQSDNLNPVTQDRLYLQRAQIMLAQGKNDLAEEVLKKVQQQDSVNQVTLVFQAQTLMAEGKYQEALTILAPVKDNLGLDRKFSRQASYLMGLCAESLNDKEAAIGFYEQTTHRYAGTHEGLAAYLHLAELLRKNGRTEEALIAYRTALRSVSSPEDFRNRWISLEGFRKYVLDAWNDWVDEAKIKNGVTCFSAAIQLSEYLPPLLPEVQARELAANANRRWAEYLERSYTQATVTEQESLKHELQDHWIQSGKAYYELARRLKTTDRYGEILSISAEHFQKGQDYETALKVLTRFININPDKKMPQALVRRGEILLELDQLDDAISHFERVMTNYPTDVAAFQAKYLLGVAHLEQDQLEQAQGVWKDILESSNLTPQAKQWSDSLFALGKLNFHLGKIAGKKPQAAGGTAQGEKSTAQPGPYFYFEESTRRLREYVNRYPESEKVHEARFLLARALQNLADEPLQEMKNARTENARQELQRKQYRFLNMAIEQLQSLNRDLRRLESQDRLDPLGKRLLKSTCFGKAHLLYMTGEYEDAIKSYHDAVNRYPQCTEVLIAYMKMSGCYESLGKKNEAKSMLEQAKIILKQMPDKVFDSRDSNLGREEWNRWLDWSRELRYSNQQATTAKTGNGA, from the coding sequence ATGGCAGAAGAAACAAACAAACAACCAGAATCCGAAGCAGACCCGCAACCTTCAGCGGTGGCTGCTGAGGCTGAAGTTACCGAGGCTGGTGCTTCAGTCAGCGAAGATGGTTCGCGCGCGCTGCCTCAACGTCTGCTGCAGTTTGTCAGTTCGCGCTGGAAGCTGGTTGGGATCGCTGCTTCGATTCTGGTGCTTTTGACCATTTACCTGATGAGTGGATCCAGCGAGCCGGAAAAAACGCCTCAGGAGATTCTGGCAGAATCGCTGGAACTTCTGGAAGATCGGGAAGATCCGAAGTCGTGGACGATCGCGCAGGATCTGGCTTACTCGCTCAAGAAACAGGAATATCAGGACCCGGATTTTCCCGGCGCACTGTATTACATTTTTGGGGTGGTTGCCTTTCGGAATGCGGAAGAGCTGACGGGAGAGTCCCAGGATCATCAGTATCTGATTGCCAGCCGATATCTCAAGGAAGCGGAACGCAGAGCGATCATTCAAAAGTACCGGCCCGAATGGTGTTTCGTTTATGGTTCCAGTCTGTATCAACTCGGTTCGACGAAACTATCGCGACCGTTACTTGAAGAAGCTGTCGAGACCTGGCCGCATGGGAAGCTGAATGCTTCCATGATGCTGACCGATATCTACCTGGATCACAAAGCGGACGCGGAACTGCAGAACGCATTCAAGTTGAACTCCGCAGCACTGCAGTCAGACAATCTTAACCCGGTGACGCAGGATCGTCTCTACCTGCAGCGAGCTCAGATCATGCTGGCCCAGGGGAAAAATGATCTGGCTGAGGAAGTGCTGAAGAAGGTGCAGCAGCAGGACTCGGTCAACCAGGTGACCCTCGTTTTTCAGGCGCAGACCTTGATGGCTGAGGGGAAGTATCAAGAAGCACTGACCATCCTGGCGCCAGTCAAAGATAACCTGGGACTGGACCGCAAGTTTTCCCGACAGGCTTCCTATCTGATGGGATTGTGTGCGGAATCATTGAATGATAAAGAGGCGGCAATCGGTTTTTATGAGCAGACCACACACCGGTATGCGGGGACCCATGAAGGGTTGGCTGCGTATCTGCATCTGGCCGAGTTACTCCGTAAAAACGGACGAACTGAAGAAGCATTGATCGCCTATAGGACGGCACTGCGGTCAGTCAGCAGTCCGGAAGATTTTCGCAATCGCTGGATCAGCCTGGAAGGATTTCGGAAGTATGTGCTCGATGCCTGGAATGACTGGGTTGATGAGGCAAAGATCAAAAATGGCGTGACCTGTTTCAGTGCAGCGATTCAGTTGTCGGAATATCTGCCCCCCCTGTTGCCTGAAGTGCAGGCACGGGAACTCGCTGCGAATGCCAATCGTCGGTGGGCGGAATATCTTGAACGCAGCTACACACAGGCAACTGTCACTGAGCAGGAGAGTCTGAAACATGAACTACAGGACCACTGGATTCAAAGTGGTAAAGCATATTATGAGCTGGCCCGTCGTCTGAAAACGACGGATCGTTACGGAGAGATTCTGTCCATTTCTGCAGAGCATTTTCAGAAAGGTCAGGATTATGAAACTGCACTCAAGGTGCTGACCCGGTTTATCAATATCAACCCGGATAAAAAAATGCCCCAGGCACTGGTTCGTCGTGGGGAAATTCTGCTGGAACTGGATCAACTGGATGATGCCATCAGCCATTTTGAACGGGTGATGACGAACTATCCCACCGATGTGGCTGCGTTCCAGGCAAAGTATCTGCTGGGCGTCGCGCACCTGGAGCAGGATCAGCTCGAACAGGCTCAGGGTGTCTGGAAAGACATTCTGGAGAGCAGCAATTTAACACCGCAGGCTAAGCAATGGTCGGATTCTCTGTTTGCACTGGGCAAGTTGAATTTTCACCTCGGGAAGATTGCGGGTAAAAAGCCCCAGGCGGCAGGTGGCACAGCACAAGGTGAGAAGTCGACCGCACAGCCGGGGCCCTATTTTTACTTTGAGGAATCGACGCGACGACTGCGGGAATACGTGAATCGGTACCCGGAATCAGAAAAGGTACATGAAGCACGGTTTTTGCTTGCCCGTGCTTTGCAGAATCTGGCAGATGAACCCTTGCAGGAGATGAAGAACGCCAGGACCGAAAACGCCCGACAGGAACTACAGCGAAAACAGTATCGTTTTTTGAATATGGCGATTGAACAGTTACAGAGTCTGAATCGCGATTTGCGCCGGCTGGAGAGTCAGGATCGCCTCGATCCCCTCGGTAAGCGACTGTTGAAATCAACCTGTTTCGGCAAAGCGCATCTGCTGTACATGACGGGCGAGTACGAAGACGCGATTAAATCGTATCACGATGCCGTCAATCGCTATCCACAATGCACGGAAGTGTTGATTGCCTATATGAAAATGTCAGGCTGCTACGAAAGCCTGGGTAAAAAAAATGAAGCCAAGAGCATGCTGGAGCAGGCCAAGATTATCCTGAAACAGATGCCCGATAAAGTGTTTGATTCCCGGGACAGTAACCTGGGGCGTGAGGAATGGAATCGCTGGCTGGACTGGTCGCGGGAATTGCGCTATTCCAATCAGCAGGCGACCACAGCCAAAACTGGAAATGGTGCCTGA
- a CDS encoding penicillin-binding protein 2 produces MKSGISQSRISWRSWSLIVLVVLAWLVISGRLVYLQYVGHRQFKSVVTRQQVFKEKIPARPGDILDRNGRLLATTIVTNSLYVVPQRLKGNQSVIPVCEALGLDQGHFLKRLKQNDDKLFLWVKRRLSDTELKKIRTLNLADDAWGFRQEYRRQYPQGALAAHALGLRDIDGKGQGGLEEAFDHMICGQDGHRFLVRDAHGRVIEVRNDSRVAPRNGETLVVSLDSIIQLYTERELQGIVKDWKPKSACAIVMDVKTCEVLALASVPTFDLNHPEDIRETAWKNTAIASIYEPGSTLKPFIVAAALEKGLISRDEEFDCEYGEYRMGKRLLHDHHSYGMLSVTDILVKSSNIGMAKIGERLTNAGLYEAVTAFGFGQKTGIQLPGELTGIVRPLKSWNIYSTGSVPMGQEIAVTPIQLITAHVALANQGKLLNPRLIRDQIDHNYFPRSEDEPAQVRPLVSTPLVSPEVADWLVQVPMLETVERGTGRRAKLDEYKVFGKTGTAQKPDPKTGAYSSQLHVSSFICGAPAHDPRVLVLVVVNEPSVGENHYGGTIAGPPAADILRKTLLYLHEPFDRLDSHFEERSASRVRNILR; encoded by the coding sequence TTGAAATCCGGTATCTCTCAATCTCGAATCAGCTGGCGGAGCTGGAGCCTGATCGTACTGGTGGTCCTTGCCTGGCTGGTCATTTCCGGACGGCTGGTTTATCTGCAGTACGTCGGGCATCGGCAGTTCAAATCGGTGGTTACCCGACAGCAGGTGTTTAAAGAAAAAATACCGGCCCGGCCCGGGGATATCCTCGATCGCAACGGACGCCTGCTGGCAACGACAATTGTCACCAACAGTCTCTACGTGGTCCCCCAGCGGCTGAAGGGGAATCAGAGTGTGATTCCGGTTTGCGAAGCTTTGGGGCTGGATCAGGGGCACTTTCTCAAGCGGCTGAAACAGAACGACGACAAACTGTTCCTGTGGGTCAAGCGGCGACTGTCGGATACGGAACTGAAGAAGATCCGAACATTGAATCTGGCCGATGATGCGTGGGGCTTCCGTCAGGAATATCGCAGGCAGTATCCACAGGGGGCACTGGCAGCCCATGCACTGGGATTACGTGACATCGACGGCAAAGGGCAGGGAGGGCTGGAAGAGGCCTTCGATCACATGATCTGTGGACAGGATGGCCATCGGTTCCTGGTTCGCGATGCTCATGGCCGGGTGATTGAGGTTCGCAATGATTCCCGGGTGGCGCCGCGGAATGGCGAAACGCTGGTTGTCTCCCTGGATTCGATCATTCAGCTGTATACCGAACGGGAATTGCAGGGGATTGTCAAAGACTGGAAGCCCAAAAGTGCCTGCGCCATCGTGATGGATGTCAAAACCTGTGAAGTGCTGGCGCTGGCTTCGGTGCCGACCTTCGATCTGAATCATCCGGAAGACATCAGGGAAACTGCCTGGAAAAATACCGCGATTGCTTCCATCTATGAGCCGGGCTCAACGCTCAAGCCGTTTATCGTTGCTGCCGCTCTGGAGAAAGGGTTGATCAGTAGGGATGAAGAATTCGATTGTGAATACGGCGAATACCGGATGGGCAAGCGTCTGCTGCACGATCATCACAGCTATGGCATGTTGAGCGTGACAGATATTCTGGTGAAATCCAGTAATATCGGGATGGCGAAAATCGGGGAACGTTTAACGAACGCGGGACTGTATGAGGCGGTCACGGCTTTTGGCTTTGGGCAGAAGACAGGCATTCAATTGCCCGGTGAGTTGACGGGGATCGTCAGGCCCCTGAAATCCTGGAATATCTATTCGACCGGTTCGGTGCCGATGGGGCAGGAAATCGCTGTTACTCCGATTCAGCTGATCACCGCCCATGTGGCCCTGGCCAATCAGGGGAAACTGCTCAATCCCCGGCTGATTCGTGACCAGATCGACCACAACTATTTTCCCCGTTCCGAAGATGAGCCCGCTCAGGTGCGTCCGCTGGTTTCAACTCCACTGGTCTCACCTGAGGTGGCAGACTGGTTGGTCCAGGTTCCCATGCTGGAAACGGTTGAACGTGGAACGGGACGACGGGCAAAACTGGACGAGTATAAGGTCTTTGGGAAAACGGGGACTGCTCAGAAACCGGATCCCAAAACGGGGGCATACTCCTCGCAGTTGCACGTCAGTTCTTTCATCTGTGGTGCGCCGGCTCATGATCCGCGAGTGCTCGTGCTGGTGGTCGTTAATGAACCATCGGTCGGAGAAAACCATTACGGCGGGACGATCGCCGGTCCCCCGGCAGCTGATATTCTGAGAAAAACCCTCTTATACCTCCACGAGCCGTTCGACCGATTGGACTCTCACTTTGAGGAACGGTCTGCCAGCCGGGTGAGAAATATCCTGCGTTAA